The DNA window TGCCGATCGAGTTGCGCTTCGGCGCCCCGCTGCTGGCGCAGGAGGCGTCGTACTTGGCCGCATCGGCCAGGATCTCCAGCTTATCCGTCAACTCCATGCTTGCCTCGATCTGTCGATGCTGTATAAAAACACAGTATAACAATGATCGAGGTCAAAAGGGGCTTGCGTGCGCGCTTGTCCAAACTTTGACCCGGTATTTACGTAGGGCGGATTAGGCGGAACGCCGTAATCGGCCATCGATGCGCCGCCGACGGCGCACGCGTGGCCGATTACGCTTCGCTAATCCGCCCTACGTGATTTAGAAAACTATCGCTTTTAACGCATCAATCAGCGCCGCACACTCCTCGTCGGTGCCGATTGAAATCCGCAGGAACTGGTCGATGCGCGGCTGTTTAAAATGCCGCACCAGGATGGCCCGCTCGCGCAGCGCCGCCGCGATGGCCGCGCCGTCGTGTCCCGGATGACGGGCGAAGACGAAGTTGGCATGCGACGGCAGCACCTCGAACCCCAGCTCCACCATGCGCGCCGTCAACCAGGCGCGCGTGGCGATGATGGCTTGCGACGTCTGCTCCATATACGCGGTGTCCTCGATCGCCGCCACCGCGCCGGCCTGCGCCACCTGGCCCAGCGGATAACAGTTAAAACTGTTCTTCACCCGCTCAAGCCCGGCGATCAGGTCCGGATGGCCGACCGCGAAGCCGACCCGCAGCCCCGCCAGCGAACGGGATTTGGACAAGGTCTGCACCACCAGCAGATTGTCGTAGCGGTCCAGCAGCGCGATCGCGCTGTCGGCGCCGAAGTCCACATAGGCTTCGTCGATCACGACCACCTGGTCCGGATGCGCGGCCAGCAGCGCATCGATCCGGTCCAGCGGCAACGCGATGCCGGTCGGCGCGTTCGGATTGGCGATGATGATCGCGCCGCACGGCTGCGCGTAGTCGGCGACGTCGATCTGGAATTGCGCGTTCAGCGGCACCTGGCGCGCTTCGATGCCGTACAGGCTGCAATAGGTCGGATAAAAACTGTAGCTGATGTCCGGGCAAAGCAGCGGCTTGTCGTGCTTGAGCAGCGCGTGGAAGGTATGCGCCAGCACCTCGTCCGAGCTGTTGCCGACGAAGACGTGCGCGCGCGTCATGCCGAAGCGCTTGGCCACGGCATCCTTGACCGCCGTGCTGGCGGGATCGGAATACAGCCGCAGCGAGTCGCCCACGGCCGCCTGCATCGCCGCCACCGCCTTTGGCGACGGACCGTAGGGATTCTCGTTGGTGTTCAATTTAATCAGGTTGGGCATGCGAACCTGCTCGCCCGGCGTGTACGGCGTCAGTTCATGAACGATGTCACTCCAAAAACGGCTCACAGCATTGCTCCCATCGCGCGTTCGATATCCGCGATCAAATCGTTGACGTCTTCGAGGCCGACGTTGAAGCGCACAAGAATACCCC is part of the Oxalobacteraceae bacterium OTU3CAMAD1 genome and encodes:
- the hisC gene encoding histidinol-phosphate transaminase, with the protein product MSRFWSDIVHELTPYTPGEQVRMPNLIKLNTNENPYGPSPKAVAAMQAAVGDSLRLYSDPASTAVKDAVAKRFGMTRAHVFVGNSSDEVLAHTFHALLKHDKPLLCPDISYSFYPTYCSLYGIEARQVPLNAQFQIDVADYAQPCGAIIIANPNAPTGIALPLDRIDALLAAHPDQVVVIDEAYVDFGADSAIALLDRYDNLLVVQTLSKSRSLAGLRVGFAVGHPDLIAGLERVKNSFNCYPLGQVAQAGAVAAIEDTAYMEQTSQAIIATRAWLTARMVELGFEVLPSHANFVFARHPGHDGAAIAAALRERAILVRHFKQPRIDQFLRISIGTDEECAALIDALKAIVF